One stretch of Patescibacteria group bacterium DNA includes these proteins:
- a CDS encoding class I SAM-dependent methyltransferase — MRAVELFEKYKKGKHWDAHPTEYAERFADFLKNNNFHGLVVDIGCGRGRDVIVFKKSGFDALGIDISQDEIEAAQANCRDCRFDQQDAENLEFGDEEVSAFFMINIIHYLNAEKALAGIYRALTLGGYLFIHFNLSITDEKGNVDYSGDENDILKLVEKFKVIEKRQFTREDKLPQLHKHEILEFLLQKPIEATGFPPARE, encoded by the coding sequence ATGCGAGCCGTGGAATTGTTTGAAAAATATAAAAAAGGCAAGCATTGGGACGCGCATCCGACCGAGTACGCGGAAAGGTTCGCGGACTTTTTGAAAAATAATAATTTTCACGGCTTGGTCGTGGACATCGGTTGCGGTCGGGGCCGTGATGTCATTGTTTTTAAGAAAAGTGGATTTGACGCGCTCGGCATTGATATTTCACAGGATGAGATTGAAGCGGCGCAGGCCAATTGCCGAGATTGCCGCTTTGACCAGCAGGACGCGGAAAATTTGGAATTCGGCGACGAGGAGGTTTCGGCATTTTTTATGATTAATATTATTCATTATCTTAATGCGGAAAAAGCGCTCGCCGGGATTTATCGTGCTTTGACCCTCGGCGGATATCTGTTCATTCATTTTAATCTTTCGATTACTGACGAAAAAGGCAATGTTGATTATTCCGGCGATGAAAATGATATTTTAAAACTTGTCGAGAAATTCAAAGTTATTGAAAAACGACAGTTCACGCGCGAAGATAAATTACCGCAATTGCATAAACATGAAATTCTGGAATTTTTGCTTCAAAAACCAATAGAAGCTACTGGATTCCCGCCTGCGCGGGAATGA
- the trxB gene encoding thioredoxin-disulfide reductase: MADEAKNLIILGSGPAGLTAAIYAGRAGLAPIIMEGMKPGGQPMGTTMVENFPGFPKGVLGPELVTRMREQAERFGAKFLAGDAVSVNFKKNPFIVQIGKKEYWTKSLIIATGADPRWLGVPGEEKFRGRGVSTCATCDGFFYRDKVVAVVGGGDSALEEAIFLTRFAKKVIIIHRREALRASRFMQKRADSESRIEFYLNKEIEKIEGEKVVSGASLRDTETGEISNLVCDGIFMAIGHDPNTKIFQGQLELDAKGYIKIKNGVETSVPGVFAAGDVGDPHYKQAIVAAGAGAMAAIQAEEFLTNTSA, from the coding sequence ATGGCCGATGAAGCGAAAAATTTAATAATTCTCGGTTCCGGGCCGGCCGGGCTCACGGCCGCAATATACGCCGGTCGGGCGGGACTCGCGCCGATTATAATGGAGGGAATGAAGCCGGGCGGACAGCCCATGGGCACGACCATGGTGGAAAATTTTCCAGGTTTTCCCAAGGGCGTTTTGGGGCCGGAGCTCGTGACCCGCATGCGCGAACAGGCCGAACGGTTCGGCGCTAAATTTTTAGCCGGCGATGCCGTAAGCGTTAATTTTAAAAAGAATCCGTTTATTGTTCAGATTGGCAAAAAAGAATATTGGACAAAGTCGCTTATAATCGCAACCGGCGCCGATCCGCGCTGGCTCGGCGTTCCGGGGGAAGAAAAGTTCCGCGGACGCGGGGTTTCAACATGCGCGACCTGTGACGGCTTTTTTTATCGCGATAAAGTGGTGGCCGTGGTGGGTGGCGGCGATTCGGCGCTTGAAGAAGCAATATTTCTGACGCGTTTTGCCAAGAAGGTAATTATTATTCATCGCCGGGAAGCGCTTCGCGCGTCGCGTTTTATGCAAAAGCGGGCAGATTCCGAATCCAGGATTGAATTTTATTTAAATAAAGAAATTGAAAAGATAGAAGGGGAAAAAGTAGTAAGCGGAGCGAGTCTGCGCGATACAGAAACCGGTGAGATTTCAAATCTTGTCTGCGATGGCATTTTTATGGCAATCGGTCACGATCCGAACACGAAAATTTTTCAGGGCCAGCTCGAGCTTGATGCCAAGGGTTATATTAAGATAAAAAATGGCGTGGAAACCAGCGTTCCGGGCGTATTCGCGGCCGGTGATGTGGGAGACCCGCATTACAAGCAGGCGATTGTTGCGGCCGGCGCCGGAGCAATGGCGGCGATTCAAGCGGAAGAGTTTTTGACTAATACGTCGGCGTAG
- a CDS encoding rhodanese-like domain-containing protein, which produces MAKIIKIDELRAKLDAEENFYLIDARSGEDFEHNHLPEAIGLAWGPDFEKSLPHILPDKDSEIIVYGTNESCVMAKGAADFLEKAGYARVGLFSGGMVAWMEAGYALEFGRAS; this is translated from the coding sequence ATGGCAAAGATAATAAAAATTGATGAATTGAGAGCCAAGCTCGACGCCGAGGAAAATTTTTATCTCATTGACGCGCGGTCGGGCGAGGATTTTGAACATAATCATTTGCCCGAGGCGATCGGCCTCGCCTGGGGGCCGGATTTTGAGAAAAGCCTGCCGCATATCCTGCCGGACAAGGATTCAGAAATCATCGTCTACGGCACGAACGAGTCCTGCGTCATGGCAAAGGGGGCGGCGGATTTTTTGGAAAAAGCCGGATATGCGCGAGTCGGCCTTTTTAGCGGCGGAATGGTCGCGTGGATGGAGGCCGGCTATGCTTTGGAATTTGGACGGGCGAGCTAG
- the trxA gene encoding thioredoxin has protein sequence MSEVELNDKNFDQEVLASKVPVLVDFWAPWCGPCQTMLPVIGETAKDYDDSTLRVGKLNIDENKVTPQKYGIMSVPTFIIFKNGQIVDQFVGSQSKPSLKERIDQVISAE, from the coding sequence ATGTCCGAAGTCGAACTTAATGACAAGAATTTTGATCAAGAAGTGCTCGCGTCCAAGGTTCCGGTTCTGGTGGATTTCTGGGCGCCATGGTGCGGACCCTGCCAGACCATGCTGCCGGTTATCGGCGAGACTGCCAAGGATTACGATGACAGCACTCTCCGCGTCGGTAAATTGAATATTGACGAGAATAAAGTGACGCCGCAAAAGTACGGTATTATGAGCGTTCCGACATTTATAATTTTTAAAAATGGTCAAATTGTCGATCAGTTCGTTGGTTCACAGTCAAAGCCGTCTTTAAAAGAGCGTATTGACCAGGTAATTTCGGCGGAATAA
- a CDS encoding nucleoside-diphosphate kinase, translating into MSDIAKEQSLVLVKPDGVKRGLVGEIVSRFEKAGLKIAAMKMIWVDKDFAGKHYPEARTALLEGIGKKTLDTYEKFGKDPGEELGTKNPLEIGKMVNRWNMDFLSSGPVVAILLEGPHAIDNVRMVVGATLPVFAEPGTIRGDYSLDSPALANARKRAVHNLVHASGNAEEAEYEKQLWFHNEEIQDYKRVDEDIMFG; encoded by the coding sequence ATGTCAGACATCGCGAAAGAGCAAAGTTTGGTGCTGGTTAAGCCGGACGGCGTTAAGAGGGGGCTCGTGGGTGAGATTGTGTCCCGTTTTGAGAAAGCCGGACTGAAGATCGCGGCCATGAAAATGATTTGGGTGGACAAGGATTTTGCCGGCAAACATTATCCCGAAGCGCGCACCGCGCTTCTTGAGGGAATCGGAAAGAAAACGTTGGATACTTATGAAAAATTCGGTAAGGATCCGGGCGAAGAGCTCGGAACCAAGAACCCGCTCGAAATCGGAAAGATGGTAAACCGCTGGAACATGGATTTTTTGTCGTCCGGTCCGGTGGTGGCGATTCTTCTTGAGGGTCCGCACGCGATTGACAATGTGCGCATGGTGGTGGGCGCGACGCTTCCGGTTTTTGCCGAACCGGGCACCATCCGCGGCGATTATTCGCTGGATTCGCCGGCTCTCGCAAACGCTCGTAAGCGCGCGGTGCATAATCTGGTGCATGCCTCGGGAAATGCCGAAGAGGCGGAATATGAAAAACAGCTCTGGTTTCACAACGAGGAAATTCAGGATTATAAACGCGTGGACGAAGATATAATGTTCGGATAA
- the leuS gene encoding leucine--tRNA ligase, whose translation MDKYIFKKIEEKWQKFWEKNKIFAAKDFSDKPKYYCLIEFPYPSGEGLHVGHPRSYTALDIIARKRRMQGFNVLYPIGWDAFGLPTENYAIKTGIHPRAATEKNIANFKRQLKSLGLAFDWSREVNTTDPKYYKWTQWMFLKFFEKGLAYKAKMPINWCPSCKIGLANEEVVNGECERCGGQVEKREKEQWMLKITEYAERLLSGLDDVDFWERISKQQTDWIGRSEGAEVEFGIRNQESGIRVFTTRPDTLFGATYMVVAPEHEILRNRELGIRNQEEIREYVEKAKRKSDLERSDLNKEKTGVRLEGVMAVNPVNNEEIPIYVADYVLPGYGTGAIMAVPAHDQRDWEFAKKYGLPIREVVQGGDIKKEAFTGDGIMVNSGFLNGKIVPQAIRDMLQYLEERDLGSREINYKLRDWVFSRQRYWGEPIPIVNCPKCGFVPVAEKDLPVLLPEVKKYQPTDTGESPLAAITDWVRTKCPKCGGEARRETDTMPNWAGSSWYFLRYCDPKNDKAFADMEKLKYWMPVDWYNGGMEHTTLHLLYSRFWNKFLYDEGLVPTDEPYRKRTSHGLILAEGGEKMSKSRGNVVNPDEMVKKYGADVFRLYEMFMGPFDQPVAWDTKGVEGANRFLNKVWNIFSHQIEMIKFYEKRGEKPLHAGEDELVRELHRTVKKVTEDIDEMGFNTAVASLMSFLNKVTAAAGEAKEEDEAWYLLDRDDTQDFLKLLAPFAPHICEELWSRIGHKTSIFESDWPGYNPEFIEFKEIELVIQVNGKIRDRIKVLAGITEDEAKNLALKSEKVLKFLDGKAPKKIIFVAGKLVNIVI comes from the coding sequence ATGGACAAATATATTTTTAAAAAAATTGAAGAAAAGTGGCAGAAGTTTTGGGAAAAAAATAAAATTTTTGCGGCCAAAGATTTTTCGGACAAGCCGAAATATTATTGTCTCATTGAATTTCCTTATCCCTCGGGCGAGGGATTGCATGTCGGGCATCCGCGAAGCTACACGGCGCTCGACATTATCGCGCGCAAACGCCGGATGCAGGGTTTTAACGTACTTTACCCGATCGGCTGGGACGCGTTCGGTCTGCCAACCGAAAATTACGCGATCAAAACCGGCATTCATCCGAGAGCGGCCACGGAAAAAAATATCGCGAATTTCAAGCGGCAGCTCAAGTCGCTCGGGCTTGCGTTTGACTGGTCGCGCGAGGTGAATACCACGGATCCGAAATATTACAAATGGACGCAATGGATGTTTTTGAAATTTTTTGAAAAAGGCCTGGCGTACAAGGCCAAGATGCCGATTAATTGGTGCCCATCATGCAAGATCGGGCTCGCGAACGAAGAGGTGGTGAACGGGGAGTGCGAGCGTTGCGGCGGCCAGGTAGAGAAGCGCGAAAAAGAACAGTGGATGCTGAAGATCACGGAATACGCGGAGCGGCTGCTTTCCGGGCTTGATGATGTTGATTTTTGGGAGCGCATTTCCAAACAACAGACTGATTGGATCGGCCGGAGCGAGGGAGCGGAGGTTGAGTTTGGAATCAGGAATCAGGAATCAGGAATCAGGGTCTTTACGACGAGACCGGATACTTTATTTGGGGCGACTTATATGGTTGTGGCGCCGGAGCATGAGATTCTTAGGAATCGGGAATTAGGAATTAGGAATCAGGAAGAGATTAGAGAATATGTGGAAAAAGCAAAGCGAAAAAGCGATTTGGAACGGTCGGATCTAAACAAGGAAAAAACCGGCGTCAGGCTTGAGGGAGTTATGGCAGTTAATCCGGTGAACAATGAAGAGATTCCGATATATGTCGCGGATTATGTTTTGCCGGGCTACGGCACCGGCGCGATCATGGCCGTGCCGGCGCACGATCAGCGCGACTGGGAGTTTGCCAAAAAATACGGACTGCCAATCCGTGAAGTGGTGCAGGGCGGAGATATAAAAAAAGAGGCATTTACGGGCGACGGAATTATGGTGAATTCCGGATTTTTAAACGGGAAAATCGTGCCTCAAGCGATTCGGGACATGTTGCAATATCTGGAAGAGCGTGATTTGGGCTCGCGCGAAATTAATTATAAACTGCGCGACTGGGTTTTTTCGCGGCAAAGATACTGGGGAGAGCCGATTCCGATCGTAAATTGTCCCAAATGCGGTTTTGTGCCGGTCGCTGAAAAGGATTTGCCGGTTCTCTTGCCGGAAGTGAAAAAATATCAGCCCACCGATACGGGCGAGTCGCCGCTCGCGGCAATTACGGACTGGGTCAGAACAAAATGCCCGAAGTGCGGCGGAGAGGCGCGGCGCGAGACCGACACCATGCCGAACTGGGCCGGAAGCTCATGGTATTTTCTCCGGTATTGCGATCCCAAAAACGATAAAGCTTTCGCGGACATGGAAAAATTAAAATACTGGATGCCGGTGGACTGGTACAACGGCGGCATGGAGCATACGACTCTGCATCTTTTGTATTCGCGGTTCTGGAATAAATTTTTGTATGATGAAGGATTGGTCCCGACCGACGAACCGTACCGCAAAAGAACTTCGCACGGCCTTATCTTAGCCGAGGGCGGGGAGAAGATGAGCAAATCGCGCGGCAACGTGGTGAATCCGGACGAAATGGTAAAAAAATACGGCGCCGATGTTTTCCGGCTGTATGAAATGTTCATGGGGCCGTTTGATCAGCCGGTGGCCTGGGATACAAAGGGCGTGGAAGGCGCGAATCGTTTTTTGAACAAGGTCTGGAATATTTTTTCGCACCAGATTGAGATGATAAAATTTTACGAAAAGCGCGGGGAGAAGCCGTTGCACGCCGGCGAGGACGAGCTCGTGCGCGAACTGCACCGGACCGTGAAAAAAGTAACCGAGGACATTGACGAGATGGGCTTCAACACCGCGGTGGCGAGCCTGATGTCGTTTTTGAACAAGGTGACGGCCGCGGCCGGGGAAGCAAAAGAGGAAGACGAAGCCTGGTATCTGCTTGATCGCGACGACACGCAGGATTTCCTGAAGCTACTCGCGCCGTTTGCGCCGCATATTTGCGAAGAACTCTGGTCGCGGATCGGGCACAAGACTTCGATTTTCGAATCCGATTGGCCGGGCTATAATCCCGAATTTATTGAGTTCAAAGAAATCGAGCTTGTTATTCAGGTGAACGGCAAAATCCGCGACAGAATAAAGGTTCTGGCTGGCATCACGGAAGACGAAGCGAAAAATCTCGCGCTCAAGAGCGAAAAAGTTTTAAAATTTTTGGACGGCAAAGCGCCCAAGAAGATTATTTTCGTGGCCGGGAAGCTCGTGAATATTGTGATTTGA
- a CDS encoding MBL fold metallo-hydrolase yields the protein MEIKDYKYKMKHAKFLIAILAVAALVYAYLDISRDRAAGTDGPRLTIEALDVGQGDAIFIETSEKYQILIDGGPDKSILTQLGDAMPFWDRSIDAVVLTHPHSDHVAGLVEVLRRYDVGKVYMTGVLHTSSDYIEFLKLIQEKNITTQIVDAPFEEGLPGGVRLEVLFPKESFSGQRVENLNDTSIVFAVRYGETRALFTGDLGIEGEVGLIMSGQDVAADVLKIGHHGSEYSSDEGFLLAVGAKNAVISVGQGNDFGHPSERTIKRLERAGMEIKRTDLGGTVIFTSDGKNFTF from the coding sequence GTGGAAATAAAAGATTATAAGTATAAAATGAAACACGCAAAATTTTTAATTGCCATTCTTGCGGTCGCGGCGCTCGTGTACGCGTATCTTGATATTTCGAGAGATCGGGCCGCGGGTACCGACGGACCGCGCCTCACGATCGAAGCCCTTGATGTCGGCCAGGGGGACGCGATTTTTATTGAAACGTCGGAGAAATATCAGATTTTAATTGATGGCGGACCGGATAAATCGATTCTCACACAACTTGGCGATGCCATGCCTTTTTGGGACCGTTCGATTGACGCCGTGGTGCTTACGCATCCGCATTCCGACCACGTGGCCGGGCTGGTTGAGGTTTTGCGGCGGTATGATGTCGGAAAAGTTTATATGACCGGGGTCCTGCATACTTCAAGCGATTACATTGAATTCTTAAAATTGATTCAGGAAAAAAATATTACCACCCAAATCGTGGATGCTCCGTTCGAGGAAGGTTTGCCCGGTGGGGTAAGGCTTGAGGTTCTATTTCCGAAAGAATCATTTTCCGGCCAGCGCGTGGAAAATTTAAATGACACGAGCATCGTGTTTGCGGTGCGATATGGAGAGACGCGGGCGTTGTTTACAGGCGATCTCGGGATTGAGGGCGAAGTCGGGCTCATTATGTCGGGACAGGATGTTGCGGCCGATGTCCTCAAGATCGGGCATCATGGCAGTGAATATTCATCGGATGAAGGATTTTTGCTCGCGGTTGGCGCAAAAAATGCGGTGATATCAGTGGGACAAGGAAATGATTTCGGGCATCCGTCGGAGAGGACTATCAAGCGATTGGAAAGAGCGGGGATGGAAATTAAACGAACTGATTTAGGCGGTACGGTAATATTTACAAGTGACGGTAAAAATTTTACATTTTGA
- a CDS encoding SDR family NAD(P)-dependent oxidoreductase gives MKKILITGGTGALGKELLEILSLKKRYEISFTYNSSKKEAGALGKKFSARPIQVVDLDIRKVPKNFDIVINAVGVGSFGGATHTVKDEMMRKAFEVNLMLPFKISKLVLPHMMKQNWGRIVNISSINGLRGYEYTVSYNVTKFALNGLTRTMAKEYAKYNITCNSICPAAIGRKGMAINAARFYSKNTEEFKREIINYEQSTPIGRMADLLEIVNTISFFISEEASYINGVCLPVDGGKLA, from the coding sequence ATGAAAAAAATATTAATTACCGGCGGTACTGGTGCTTTAGGTAAAGAATTGCTAGAGATCCTTTCTCTCAAGAAACGATATGAGATATCATTTACCTATAACAGTTCAAAAAAAGAAGCAGGAGCTTTAGGTAAAAAATTTTCTGCCCGTCCAATCCAGGTCGTGGACTTAGATATAAGAAAAGTACCCAAAAATTTTGATATTGTAATTAATGCAGTCGGAGTCGGCTCGTTCGGAGGGGCAACCCATACTGTTAAAGATGAAATGATGCGTAAAGCATTTGAAGTAAACTTAATGCTTCCTTTTAAAATTTCTAAGCTAGTGTTGCCTCATATGATGAAACAAAATTGGGGCAGAATTGTTAATATCTCTTCAATCAATGGTTTAAGAGGATATGAATATACTGTTTCATATAACGTAACGAAGTTTGCTTTAAATGGACTGACGAGAACAATGGCTAAAGAGTATGCTAAGTATAATATTACTTGCAATTCTATTTGTCCCGCCGCTATAGGTAGAAAAGGTATGGCAATTAATGCCGCTAGATTTTACTCAAAAAATACAGAAGAATTTAAAAGGGAAATTATAAATTATGAACAGTCTACCCCAATCGGTAGGATGGCGGATTTATTAGAAATAGTGAATACCATTTCATTTTTTATAAGCGAGGAAGCTAGTTATATAAACGGAGTTTGCCTTCCCGTAGATGGAGGTAAATTAGCTTAA
- a CDS encoding PP2C family serine/threonine-protein phosphatase, which translates to MFKSERPTSPQWGRGLERKENIEGEPVWQEIVGGQIEGRGEEHVKYNMGLQDEFDIREGFMGRRDTLWVGVYDGHYYSPEYETGAIFPQRIAKTWIAGIFEKELNQGKSYEEAFRIAFEVASDEICAVGTGGTTASVVLLEGNEGWVANVGDSHVYKFSASGQPEQLNVNHNVGNNIAARQEAVGRGGVYANGYIHKPGGTGLKLSRVLGDSSLGDVVSHEPAVFKFEITDDDKFFVIASDGLWDDVVLKKVQSILDTSANAQEAQKKLMEATIKDGINYDDATVIVVALKK; encoded by the coding sequence ATGTTTAAAAGTGAACGACCAACAAGTCCACAGTGGGGCCGAGGTCTGGAGAGAAAGGAAAATATTGAAGGTGAACCCGTGTGGCAGGAAATTGTGGGAGGCCAAATTGAGGGGAGGGGCGAGGAGCATGTTAAATACAATATGGGCCTGCAGGATGAATTTGATATACGAGAAGGATTTATGGGCCGGCGGGATACGCTTTGGGTTGGAGTTTATGATGGCCATTATTATTCGCCTGAATATGAGACTGGGGCGATTTTTCCGCAACGGATTGCCAAGACATGGATCGCGGGGATTTTTGAGAAGGAGCTTAATCAGGGCAAGTCGTACGAAGAGGCGTTCCGAATCGCTTTTGAGGTTGCGAGTGACGAGATCTGCGCGGTGGGAACCGGTGGGACGACGGCCTCGGTCGTCTTGCTTGAGGGTAACGAGGGTTGGGTGGCGAACGTCGGCGATTCACATGTTTATAAATTTTCCGCATCCGGTCAACCCGAGCAACTGAACGTGAATCACAACGTGGGGAACAATATTGCGGCGCGACAAGAGGCGGTTGGACGCGGCGGAGTTTACGCAAACGGTTATATTCATAAACCAGGCGGAACCGGATTAAAATTGTCGCGGGTATTGGGCGACAGCAGTCTCGGCGATGTAGTGAGCCATGAGCCGGCGGTATTCAAGTTTGAAATTACGGATGATGATAAGTTTTTTGTCATTGCGAGCGACGGGCTTTGGGATGATGTTGTGCTCAAAAAAGTGCAGAGTATTTTGGACACCTCGGCGAACGCACAGGAGGCACAGAAAAAATTGATGGAAGCGACTATCAAAGATGGTATTAATTACGACGATGCCACGGTTATCGTCGTTGCGCTGAAAAAATGA
- a CDS encoding ComEC/Rec2 family competence protein has product MRNSLTVIAHSKSKIFLICCFAFIVGIAAESIAQRNFEWWLPASAGAAAIFFLSVFWKNKRVRLICFSALFVILGAWRFSASLPDFRADKIQGHYDEYITWQGVVAAEPDARIDGIKYTVAAQRIISPEDRSVGGRVLVSAGLFPEFKYGDIIETACEIRKPEAIEDFRYDEYLGKDGIFALCYPRAEIKLVSSGSGNPVLSGLLFVKSKFAEMTNRIFSEPQASLLAGILYGARSGLPDDVKNNFQATGVSHIVAISGYNITIVASVLLAMAFGLGFSRRKAFPWIVGAIIIFVIFTGASASVVRAGIMGVLVLAAKQSGRASRIFNVLALTAGLMCAVNPRVLMFDAGFQLSFISTVGLVYLAPLLEPWFSRVPKILGLQESLTSTIAAIVATAPLIIFQFSRFSLIAPVANLLILPAVPITMALGFAAVLIGFVAPWIAVIFSTLPWLTLTYMLKAAEILASIPWAQVQVPAFHVIFLIAMYVWLLIWVYCGNKRL; this is encoded by the coding sequence ATGAGGAATAGTCTCACCGTAATAGCTCACTCAAAATCAAAAATATTTTTAATCTGCTGTTTTGCGTTCATCGTCGGCATTGCGGCGGAATCGATCGCTCAAAGAAATTTTGAATGGTGGCTGCCGGCGAGCGCGGGTGCGGCCGCCATATTTTTTTTGAGCGTTTTTTGGAAAAATAAACGAGTTAGATTGATCTGTTTTTCGGCTTTATTCGTTATTTTGGGCGCGTGGCGATTTTCCGCGAGCCTGCCGGATTTCCGGGCGGATAAAATCCAGGGGCATTATGATGAATATATAACCTGGCAGGGCGTTGTTGCGGCTGAACCGGACGCGCGGATTGACGGCATTAAATACACGGTCGCGGCGCAAAGAATAATTTCTCCCGAGGATCGGAGCGTTGGCGGCCGCGTGTTGGTTTCGGCCGGGCTTTTTCCGGAGTTTAAATATGGTGATATCATTGAAACGGCGTGCGAGATCAGAAAACCGGAGGCGATTGAGGATTTCCGCTATGACGAGTATTTGGGCAAAGACGGTATATTTGCGCTTTGTTATCCGCGCGCGGAAATCAAACTTGTTTCTTCCGGGAGCGGCAATCCGGTTTTATCCGGCTTGCTTTTCGTGAAAAGCAAATTCGCCGAAATGACGAACCGGATTTTTTCCGAACCGCAGGCAAGCCTGCTTGCCGGAATACTTTATGGAGCGCGAAGCGGTTTGCCGGATGACGTAAAGAATAATTTTCAGGCGACCGGCGTATCGCACATTGTGGCGATTTCCGGGTATAACATAACCATCGTGGCGTCCGTGCTTCTCGCGATGGCATTCGGACTGGGATTTTCGCGGCGCAAGGCGTTTCCCTGGATAGTCGGGGCAATAATTATTTTCGTGATATTTACAGGCGCCTCGGCTTCGGTGGTGCGCGCCGGTATTATGGGCGTTCTCGTGCTCGCGGCCAAACAGTCCGGACGGGCGTCAAGAATTTTTAACGTGCTTGCACTCACAGCAGGGCTCATGTGCGCTGTAAATCCGCGCGTTCTCATGTTTGACGCCGGGTTCCAGCTTTCATTTATTTCAACCGTGGGACTCGTGTATCTCGCGCCGCTTCTTGAACCGTGGTTTAGTCGCGTGCCGAAAATTTTGGGACTCCAGGAGTCGCTTACTTCCACGATCGCGGCGATTGTCGCGACCGCACCGCTCATTATTTTTCAGTTCAGCCGGTTTTCGCTCATCGCGCCGGTGGCGAATCTCCTGATTCTTCCGGCCGTGCCCATTACCATGGCGCTTGGATTTGCCGCGGTGCTCATCGGCTTCGTCGCGCCGTGGATCGCGGTGATTTTTTCCACATTGCCGTGGCTCACGCTTACTTACATGCTCAAGGCCGCGGAGATTCTGGCGAGTATTCCATGGGCACAGGTCCAAGTGCCGGCTTTTCACGTCATATTTTTGATCGCCATGTACGTCTGGCTTCTGATTTGGGTATATTGTGGAAATAAAAGATTATAA
- a CDS encoding radical SAM protein encodes MKKSMEAISLKWVSPFWYLGCDQNCQECFIGEKNRVITNLDIRKKAIDTLANNKTEEIFLCGGNPILDPFIEKTVEYIKTKKILVELLSNSWDINGNKSIKNKEKFLRNIDDRAATFWGGDAQTHDKICGCVGSFSRLMNNLEKISRQGYPVICILNVVPQNKNDIYKTIKELKSKINITKVWLQRIFPYGNALQSDSSTISLRPNDFNLILKQLVKAKNDFNLTDISLDSTPPFCMVDKKYFQLIETYKRGLSFWALDYKCRLFGESFDVINPEFALFDGKPIYEVDNLINTIKKDPRTQEIFAKKYLPEKCKICDIDECFGGYLVRDKDGQLIVDPVLSKNLS; translated from the coding sequence ATGAAAAAATCAATGGAAGCAATATCTTTAAAGTGGGTAAGCCCTTTTTGGTATTTAGGCTGTGATCAAAATTGCCAAGAATGTTTTATAGGTGAAAAAAATCGCGTAATTACTAATCTAGATATCAGGAAAAAAGCGATAGATACTCTGGCAAATAATAAAACCGAGGAAATTTTTTTATGTGGTGGTAACCCGATATTAGATCCGTTTATTGAAAAAACAGTTGAATATATCAAAACAAAAAAAATTTTAGTCGAGCTATTGAGCAACAGCTGGGATATTAATGGAAATAAATCTATAAAAAATAAAGAAAAATTTCTTCGTAATATTGATGATAGGGCCGCTACCTTTTGGGGAGGAGATGCTCAGACTCATGACAAAATATGCGGCTGCGTTGGCTCTTTTTCTAGATTAATGAATAACTTGGAAAAAATTTCCCGACAAGGATATCCTGTAATCTGTATTTTAAATGTCGTGCCGCAAAATAAAAATGACATTTATAAAACAATTAAAGAACTTAAAAGTAAAATTAATATAACTAAAGTCTGGTTGCAAAGAATATTCCCATATGGCAATGCGCTGCAAAGTGATTCTTCGACAATTTCGTTGCGACCTAATGATTTTAATTTAATTTTGAAACAATTAGTTAAGGCAAAGAATGATTTCAATTTAACGGATATATCTCTTGATTCAACTCCGCCTTTCTGCATGGTTGATAAAAAGTATTTCCAACTTATAGAAACATATAAGAGAGGGCTTTCGTTTTGGGCCTTAGATTATAAATGTAGATTATTTGGGGAATCTTTTGATGTTATAAATCCAGAATTTGCCCTGTTTGATGGAAAACCAATTTATGAAGTTGATAATCTGATCAATACAATCAAAAAAGATCCCCGAACGCAAGAGATCTTTGCCAAAAAATATTTACCCGAGAAATGCAAAATATGTGATATCGATGAATGCTTCGGCGGATATTTAGTAAGAGATAAAGACGGACAATTAATAGTTGACCCCGTTCTATCAAAAAATTTAAGCTAA